In the Alistipes provencensis genome, CGACTCCATGCGTTCGATCAGGTGCACTTTCCCGGGGTCGTCCGACGCATAGACCATATCCACGCATGCCTTGTCGAGCGCCACCGGGTCGAGCGAAGCCAATATGCCGATGTCGCACATCCGGGGCGCTTCCGGATGTGCGTCGCAGTCGCAGTCGACCGAGAGGTTGTTGGCCACGCTGATGTAGAGTATCCTGTCGCCGCAGTGGTCGGCGACGGCCTTGGCGGCTTCGGCCATCGACTCGAGGAAATCGTCCTGCGCGGGGAGGTTGCCCCACATTTCGCCGGCATTCTTCGTCTTGCCGGCGGAGTGTATCCATGCCTTGCCTGCGGATGAGGCGATGCCGATCGAGATGTTTTTGACGGCGCCTCCGAAGCCGCCCATGGCGTGGCCCTTGAAGTGCGAGAGGACCATCGTGAAGTCGTAGTTCAGGTAGTTCCTGCCGACGAAATCTTCTTTGAGGTGCTTGCCGCCCTTGACCGGCAGCGCCGTTTCGCCGTCGGCGTCCATGATGTCCACTGGGGCGATGGCCGTGAAGCCGTGGTCGGCGGCGGCTTTCAGGTGGTCGGCAGTACTCGCGCGGCCTCCGCCGTAGGCGGTGTTGCACTCCACGATCGTGCCGTCGACCTTTTTCACCAGATCGCCGATCAGTGCCGGCTGGAGGAAGTTGCTGCCGCCCGGTTCGCCGGTCGAGAGCTTGACGGCCACCCGGCCTTTGGCCTCACGGCCGAGGGCTTCATAGATTTTGAC is a window encoding:
- a CDS encoding DUF362 domain-containing protein, producing the protein MLLSAACGQANSANRTPDNTPAKVYFIREINPQNLVKIYEALGREAKGRVAVKLSTGEPGGSNFLQPALIGDLVKKVDGTIVECNTAYGGGRASTADHLKAAADHGFTAIAPVDIMDADGETALPVKGGKHLKEDFVGRNYLNYDFTMVLSHFKGHAMGGFGGAVKNISIGIASSAGKAWIHSAGKTKNAGEMWGNLPAQDDFLESMAEAAKAVADHCGDRILYISVANNLSVDCDCDAHPEAPRMCDIGILASLDPVALDKACVDMVYASDDPGKVHLIERMESRHGIHTLEHAETIGLGSQQYELITLR